Part of the Pseudomonas chlororaphis genome, GCGAACATCGCCAGGGCCAGCAACTGGGCCAGTTGCAATGGGAAGACCTGCAACGGCAGGCGCCAGCCGAAGGCTTGCACGTTGATCACCGTGTCCAGGCACCAGGCCAGGGCGATGCCCAGCGGCAACGCGAGCACCAGGGTCAGCAACGCCAGCAGCCAGGTCTGGCCGAGGTTGAGCAGCATCAATTGGCGGCGGGTCACCCCCAATGCCCACAACGGAGCCAACTGGCCGAGGCGACTCTGGCTCTGGGTCAGCAGGCTGATGAACAACGCGACGCCGGCGACCGCCAGGGTCAGGCTGTTGAGGGCGGCGGTGGCGGCAAAGGTGCGCTCGAACACCTGGGTCGACCAGCCTTTGAGCCGGGCCTGATCGACGATACGGCTGTCATCCAGGTGGAAGCGACTTTGCAGCGCGTTCACCAGCGCCGGGATCGCGGACGGCTCGATCCGCAGGTTGAAGCGATACGGCGTCAAGTGCGGCCAGTGCGCCAGCAGGTGGTCGGCGTTGATCAGCACGTGGCCCTTGGGGTTGCCGTAGTCGGCGTAGATCCCGACGATCCGTGGCGTCCATGGCCCCTGCGGGGTCGGCAGGGTCAAGCGCTCACCGATCGTCACCTTGAGACGCCGCGCCAGTTGCTCACTGAGCATCAGCGTGTCGGCATCGGCCAGTTGCGCCCACGGGTCGCCGTCGGACGCCTCCAGCAGTGGCCAGTGCTGGCGATACGCAGGGTGATCGATGATGCCGAAGAGGTCTGTCGGCCACCCGCGCAGGGGCACCGAGACTTGCCAGTTGGGCAGCACCGCGGTGACGGCCGGTTGCTGCTTGAGCCAGGCGTGCAGCGCTGCGGCCTGGAGCGGGGTTTGCGGGCTGACATACAACTCCGAGGTCAGCCGTTGTTCAAGCCAATGGTTGAAGGTCTGGCGGAAACCCGAGGTCATGCTGCCGGCGCCAATGTTCGCCGCCAACGCCAGCAACAAGGCCATCAGCGCCAGGCTCAGCGTCGGCAGTTGCTGGCGACAATCGGCGAGAAACCACTGCCCCAGCACCGAGCGGCTACGACGCAACAACCCATCCAAGGCGCCGTTGAGCAGCACGGGCAAGGCCAGGGCGGCGCCCAGCAACAGCGCCGTCATCAAGACAAAACCGCTGGCCAGACTGTCGCCCCAGATCAACGCCGACGCGCCGATCGATGCGACCAACGCCGCTATCCAACCCTGGCGGCGCAACCGGCGTGCATGGGCCTGGTGCCAGGCCTGGGGGTTGGCCAACGCCAGCAAGGGCAGGCGCGCCGCCCGCAGCAGGCTGTCGGCCCCGGCCAGCAGCGCACCCAGCAGGCTCAGGCCGATTCCGCTGAGCCACCACCACGGGCTGAGGTTCAAGTGCCCGGCCACTTCGGCGCCGTACAACCCGCGCAAACTCGCAGCGACATCCGGCAATAACAGGCTCGCCAGCCAATACCCGCTGAGCACCCCAGCCACGCCGCCGAGCAACGCCAGCACTCCCAGTTCAAGGGCCAGGCTGGCGACCAGTCGCCGCGCACTGACCCCGCAGGCCCGCAAGGTTCGCAGCAGGCCGCGGCGTTGCTCCAGCGCCAGGCCGATCGCCGCGTGAGCAATGAACAGCCCCACCACGAACGACAGAAACCCCAGGGCATCGAGGTTCAGGTGGAAGCTTTCGGTCAGGCGCGACAGGTTATTTTCTTCATCGGCGCGCTTGAACTGCAACCGGCCATTGAACGCCTCCGGCAAGGCTGCGTTGAAGGCGGCGGGCAGCAGCAAGCGCGACACCTGGTCCGGCAGCCCGAGGGCTTGCTGGGCAAAGCCGATGTCCATCAACAGCATGCCTGGGGCCATGTCCGGCTGGACGTGCAAGGGTGGCAAGGATCGTCCATCGACGGTCCGAGGCCGATCGCCCTCGCCCATCCCCAGCGCTTGCAGGGTCTGCGGGGCGATCCAGGTGCGCCCCGGATCGCTGAAAAAAGCCACCACCTCGCTCATGTCCCGCGCCTGCCCTGCCAGTGCCGCACCGGGCGGCAGCGACACCGGGTCGATGCCCATCAGTTGCAGACGCAGGTCATCGTGCCCTTCAAGGTTCACCCGGGCCTGCACCACCGGCGACACCGGCCAGCCCTGGCGGCGCAGATCGACAAACCACTGCTGGGGAAACGGCCCGCCGCCGGGGGCGCTGAGGCTGGCCTGCGGCTCGCCGCCGATGAGCTGGCTGGCCCGGGCGTAACTGTCCCGGGCCTGACTGTTGAGTGCCAGCAC contains:
- a CDS encoding ABC transporter permease, translating into MMIFLQTLKALLSHWRRHPVQFFSVLTGLWLATSLLTGVLALNSQARDSYARASQLIGGEPQASLSAPGGGPFPQQWFVDLRRQGWPVSPVVQARVNLEGHDDLRLQLMGIDPVSLPPGAALAGQARDMSEVVAFFSDPGRTWIAPQTLQALGMGEGDRPRTVDGRSLPPLHVQPDMAPGMLLMDIGFAQQALGLPDQVSRLLLPAAFNAALPEAFNGRLQFKRADEENNLSRLTESFHLNLDALGFLSFVVGLFIAHAAIGLALEQRRGLLRTLRACGVSARRLVASLALELGVLALLGGVAGVLSGYWLASLLLPDVAASLRGLYGAEVAGHLNLSPWWWLSGIGLSLLGALLAGADSLLRAARLPLLALANPQAWHQAHARRLRRQGWIAALVASIGASALIWGDSLASGFVLMTALLLGAALALPVLLNGALDGLLRRSRSVLGQWFLADCRQQLPTLSLALMALLLALAANIGAGSMTSGFRQTFNHWLEQRLTSELYVSPQTPLQAAALHAWLKQQPAVTAVLPNWQVSVPLRGWPTDLFGIIDHPAYRQHWPLLEASDGDPWAQLADADTLMLSEQLARRLKVTIGERLTLPTPQGPWTPRIVGIYADYGNPKGHVLINADHLLAHWPHLTPYRFNLRIEPSAIPALVNALQSRFHLDDSRIVDQARLKGWSTQVFERTFAATAALNSLTLAVAGVALFISLLTQSQSRLGQLAPLWALGVTRRQLMLLNLGQTWLLALLTLVLALPLGIALAWCLDTVINVQAFGWRLPLQVFPLQLAQLLALAMFATLLASAWPLYALYRTQPADLLRHFSEEGP